In the Helianthus annuus cultivar XRQ/B chromosome 11, HanXRQr2.0-SUNRISE, whole genome shotgun sequence genome, one interval contains:
- the LOC110887977 gene encoding uncharacterized protein LOC110887977, which yields MLNDEVIRQAAHQQQSSSVLVTTSNPNSTTQTQQPSHAAPSTDNSAAANNSSYQSNSRGRGRGYRGNHGRGGHGRGYRGNPTGPPWQFQNHHSYPQWAWWNTPPCPYPTTATGRPNPPQPNVASHYTTYSGQPSYGPVPLTFGYDALSPSDLHQAFNTMQLNYTEPYPVMDTGAERHATENRGMIQLPNPFPITTKLLVGNGKCLPIEGSGTGYLPMHNRTYILPNILYSPQII from the coding sequence ATGCTCAATGATGAAGTTATTAGGCAAGCTGCTCACCAACAACAGTCCTCCTCTGTCTTAGTTACAACTTCCAACCCAAATTCCACGACCCAAACCCAACAGCCCTCTCATGCGGCTCCCTCCACTGATAACTCAGCTGCTGCCAACAACAGCTCCTACCAATCCAATTCTCGAGGACGTGGCAGGGGCTACAGGGGAAACCACGGACGGGGTGGACATGGTCGTGGCTACAGGGGAAACCCTACAGGACCTCCTTGGCAGTTTCAGAACCATCACAGTTATCCACAATGGGCCTGGTGGAATACTCCACCTTGCCCATATCCGACTACAGCCACAGGGCGGCCCAATCCACCCCAGCCCAATGTTGCATCCCACTACACAACTTATTCAGGGCAGCCCTCTTACGGTCCAGTGCCACTTACATTCGGTTATGATGCATTAAGTCCATCGGATCTCCACCAAGCCTTCAACACTATGCAACTAAATTACACAGAGCCGTATCCGGTTATGGACACAGGGGCTGAACGTCATGCTACCGAAAACCGAGGTATGATTCAACTTCCTAATCCTTTTCCTATAACTACTAAACTGTTAGTCGGCAACGGGAAATGTTTACCAATTGAGGGTTCGGGTACAGGTTACCTTCCCATGCATAACCGAACTTATATTCTACCCAATATACTTTATAGCCCCCAAATCATTTGA
- the LOC110887976 gene encoding G-type lectin S-receptor-like serine/threonine-protein kinase SD1-1: MSMTLEECKTKCLKNCSCMAYANPDPGVRRRGCVIWFNDLLDMRVLPEGSAGPDIFVRMALSELESPSHSNEKQGGANVNVILLVIIPGVLIGFISTWLCYAHWKRNHPKTSREGKILNASTSLEEEMELPLFSFSTIANATANFLSDNKLGQGGFGAVYKGILEDGQEIAVKRLSKYSSQGIDEFKNEVICISKLQHRNLVKLLGCCIHGDEKLLIYEYMPNKSLDSFIFDKAQSLLLDWTKRVNIIKGIARGLVYLHHDSRLRIIHRDLKASNILLDQDMNPKISDFGLARSFGGNETQANTKRVVGTYGYMSPEYALDGLFSIKSDVFSFGILILEVLSGKRNRGFIDPENENNLVGHVWSLYTEGRSMELIDASCAESCHLPEAIRLINVALLCVQQKAGDRPNMSSVVLMMDSEGELTQPKKPSFFIEKEFPVGNFSTVAYTGCSLNDISITEADGR, from the exons ATGAGCATGACTCTGGAAGAATGTAAAACAAAATGCTTAAAAAATTGTTCTTGTATGGCTTATGCAAATCCAGACCCTGGTGTTAGACGAAGGGGCTGCGTGATCTGGTTCAATGACCTTCTTGACATGCGAGTGTTGCCCGAAGGCAGTGCGGGTCCGGATATTTTTGTAAGGATGGCCTTATCTGAGTTAG AATCTCCATCACATTCCAACGAGAAGCAGGGAGGGGCAAATGTTAATGTCATCTTACTTGTAATCATTCCCGGGGTTCTCATAGGATTCATCTCTACATGGTTGTGTTATGCACATTGGAAAAGGAATCATCCCAAAACATCCAGGGAAG GGAAAATCTTGAATGCCTCTACTAGCCTTGAAGAAGAAATGGAGCTACCATTATTTAGCTTCTCTACGATTGCTAATGCCACTGCCAATTTTTTATCTGACAATAAACTTGGACAGGGTGGATTTGGAGCTGTTTATAAG GGTATTTTAGAAGATGGGCAAGAGATTGCAGTTAAACGTCTATCCAAGTATTCAAGTCAAGGAATTGATGAGTTCAAGAACGAAGTCATCTGCATTTCAAAACTTCAGCACCGGAATCTAGTGAAGCTACTTGGTTGTTGCATACATGGAGATGAGAAGTTGTTGATATATGAATACATGCCAAATAAAAGCTTGGACTCATTTATTTTTG ATAAAGCTCAAAGTCTGCTTCTTGATTGGACCAAGCGCGTCAACATTATCAAAGGAATCGCTCGAGGACTAGTTTACCTACACCACGATTCACGATTAAGAATCATCCATAGAGATCTTAAAGCTAGCAACATTTTACTAGATCAGGATATGAACCCTAAGATATCAGACTTCGGCTTAGCTAGAAGTTTTGGAGGAAATGAAACCCAAGCAAACACAAAGAGAGTTGTTGGCACATA CGGTTACATGTCCCCCGAGTATGCACTAGATGGTCTTTTCTCTATAAAGTCAGATGTATTTAGCTTTGGCATCTTGATACTGGAAGTTCTGAGTGGGAAGCGAAATAGAGGATTTATCGATCCTGAAAACGAAAATAATCTTGTTGGACAT GTATGGAGTCTCTATACCGAAGGCAGATCAATGGAATTAATCGATGCAAGCTGCGCTGAATCCTGCCATCTTCCTGAAGCTATAAGATTAATCAATGTTGCGTTGTTATGTGTTCAACAAAAGGCAGGAGATAGGCCCAATATGTCATCTGTAGTTCTGATGATGGACAGCGAGGGTGAATTGACGCAACCAAAGAAGCCATCGTTTTTCATAGAAAAGGAGTTTCCTGTAGGAAACTTCTCCACAGTTGCTTATACAGGATGTTCACTGAACGATATTAGTATTACAGAGGCAGATGGTCGATAG
- the LOC118483993 gene encoding S-locus-specific glycoprotein BS29-2-like: MEGAAIALFALLYFHKCYAAELDKISDSRFLTYGDTLVSPTGIFELGFFQPGNTKNTYLGIWYKKISVRTVVWVANRNHPLPGASLLGLKIADQGNLGLFNNISMIWSSNTTTSGNATAKLRDNGNLVVVDQQERVFWQSFDYPTDTLLPGMKLGRDHVRGKEWYLSSWKSSQDPAPGELTWAINTVGYPEFKLKQGDLVIHRGRPWRNQPSIGIYQFPNITLIHHVTINEHEVSDFYDIEGTTTISRVTLNSSVHQQVWAWVEDARGWVLVDSHPGDTLKRTNSLVLAWIRKGCYLKIKRVGT; encoded by the exons ATGGAGGGAGCAGCCATAGCTCTGTTTGCCTTACTCTATTTTCATAAATGTTACGCTGCTGAACTCGACAAGATTTCAGATTCAAGGTTTCTGACATATGGAGATACATTGGTCTCTCCAACTGGAATTTTTGAACTGGGATTTTTTCAACCCGGTAACACTAAGAACACATATCTTGGTATTTGGTACAAGAAAATCTCTGTTAGAACGGTGGTTTGGGTTGCAAACAGAAACCACCCGCTTCCTGGTGCATCACTGCTTGGGTTAAAGATCGCTGATCAGGGAAATCTCGGCCTCTTCAACAATATCAGCATGATTTGGTCATCTAACACAACGACATCAGGGAACGCAACTGCAAAGCTTCGGGACAATGGAAATCTAGTTGTGGTTGATCAACAGGAGAGGGTTTTCTGGCAGAGTTTTGATTACCCGACCGATACTCTTCTACCTGGAATGAAGTTAGGGAGAGATCATGTAAGGGGAAAGGAATGGTATCTATCATCATGGAAGAGTAGTCAAGATCCAGCTCCAGGTGAATTGACGTGGGCCATCAACACTGTCGGTTATCCTGAATTCAAACTAAAACAAGGGGACTTGGTCATACACCGAGGTCGACCATGGAGAAATCAACCAAGTATTGGGATTTATCAATTTCCCAACATAACCCTTATACACCATGTAACTATTAATGAACACGAGGTGTCTGATTTCTATGATATTGAAGGCACTACTACCATATCAAGGGTCACCTTGAATTCTTCAGTGCATCAGCAAGTCTGGGCATGGGTAGAAGATGCTAGAGGATGGGTGCTTGTGGACTCACACCCTGGAGATACCT TGAAAAGAACCAACAGTCTTGTACTTGCTTGGATAAGAAAAGGTTGCTACCTAAAAATCAAACGGGTTGGGACATAG